In Mercurialis annua linkage group LG5, ddMerAnnu1.2, whole genome shotgun sequence, a single genomic region encodes these proteins:
- the LOC126680182 gene encoding uncharacterized protein LOC126680182: MDEILGNNSIEDVSWLCLLSESELDMLISLKMLVIQRAKVIGHGELASKFDLKMLRALALVLMEYLKGNMKNLTHIPGLANSPIFMDGCSLLQCKLCDLLSIEELKTCIDIHEKKKQTTRN, from the exons ATGGATGAAATTTTAGGAAATAATAGTATTGAAGATGTGAGCTGGCTCTGTTTGCTATCCGAATCTGAGCTC GATATGCTGATTAGCTTGAAAATGCTGGTAATTCAAAGAGCAAAAGTGATTGGTCATGGGGAATTAGCTTCAAAATTTGATCTGAAAATGCTTCGAGCTCTCG CTCTTGTTTTGATGGAATATCTGAAGGGGAATATGAAAAACTTAACCCATATTCCGGGCCTGGCCAACTCTCCAATATTCATGGACGGTTGTAGTTTATTGCAATGTAAGCTGTGTGACCTGTTGAGCATTGAAGAGCTAAAGACATGCATCGATATacatgaaaagaaaaaacaaactaCGAG GAACTGA
- the LOC126682952 gene encoding putative pectinesterase 11, whose amino-acid sequence MRICGYIAMVLLGYNVILDSLMVNASINLSTAVLIRVDQSGKGNFKTIQAAIDSVPSNNSHLIFIWVKPGTYSEKVVVPADKPFITLSGTNNKASETIISWSDGGDIYDSPTLSVLASDFVGRYLTIQNTYGSGDKAVALRVSGDRAAFYGCRILSYQDTVLDEIGSHYYSNCYIEGATDFICGNAASLFQRCHVHSISKNNGSITAQHRDSESQNTGFTFLGCKITGNGSAYLGRPWGAYSRVVFALSYMSGVIVPLGWDSWSGQTKQSTVYYGEYKNYGAGADRSQRVQWSHNLAAEEVAPFLSKDMIGGPHWLRPNPTYFKSGSITIKSHLRHS is encoded by the exons ATGAGGATTTGTGGTTATATTGCTATGGTTTTATTAGGTTATAATGTTATTTTAGATTCTTTGATGGTTAATGCTTCTATTAATTTATCAACTGCCGTTCTTATAAGAGTTGATCAATCTGGTAAAGGTAATTTTAAGACAATTCAAGCTGCCATAGACTCTGTTCCATCAAATAATTCCCATTTGATTTTCATTTGGGTCAAGCCAGGAACTTACAG TGAAAAAGTTGTGGTGCCTGCTGATAAGCCCTTCATAACATTGAGCGGCACTAACAATAAGGCATCCGAGACCATCATAAGCTGGAGCGACGGAGGGGACATATATGACTCTCCAACATTGTCTGTATTGGCTTCCGATTTTGTCGGACGATATCTCACTATTCAG AATACATATGGGAGCGGAGATAAAGCTGTTGCATTAAGGGTATCAGGAGACAGAGCTGCATTTTACGGTTGTAGAATTCTGTCTTATCAAGATACCGTCTTAGACGAAATCGGATCACATTATTATAGCAATTGCTATATCGAAGGGGCTACTGATTTCATCTGTGGAAATGCTGCTTCACTCTTTCAA AGATGCCATGTGCATTCAATTTCGAAGAATAACGGATCGATAACGGCTCAGCATAGAGATTCAGAGTCGCAGAATACAGGATTTACTTTCTTGGGTTGCAAGATAACTGGAAATGGAAGTGCCTATTTAGGAAGGCCATGGGGTGCTTATTCTAGAGTGGTGTTTGCCCTATCTTATATGTCTGGCGTTATAGTTCCACTTGGATGGGATAGTTGGTCTGGTCAAACCAAACAAAG tacGGTGTATTATGGGGAATACAAGAATTATGGAGCAGGAGCAGATAGGTCACAGAGGGTCCAATGGTCACACAATTTAGCAGCCGAAGAGGTTGCACCATTCTTGTCTAAGGACATGATCGGCGGTCCACATTGGCTTAGACCTAATCCTACATACTTTAAAAGTGGCTCCATTACTATTAAGTCTCACCTTCGCCACAGCTAG
- the LOC126682500 gene encoding uncharacterized protein LOC126682500 has translation MEVLNEEEEYNWKEVNLPSLIPVVPEPELERESGERRRGRDILIAIDHGPNSKHAFDWALIHLCRLADTLHLVHAVSSVKNNEVVLEMTQGLMEKLAVEAFQISMVKSVARIVEGDAGKVICKEADRIRPAAVVMGSRGRSLVQSVLYGSVSEYCFHHCKAAPVIIVPGKEAGDESLVQWKK, from the exons ATGGAGGTActgaatgaagaagaagaatacaACTGGAAAGAAGTGAACCTACCATCATTAATCCCCGTAGTTCCCGAGCCCGAGCTCGAACGAGAGAGCGGAGAACGAAGGAGAGGCAGAGACATACTTATAGCCATTGATCATGGTCCCAACAGCAAGCATGCTTTTGACTGGGCTTTGATTCATCTCTGCAGACTTGCTGATACTCTCCACCTTGTTCATGCTGTTTCCA GTGTGAAGAATAATGAGGTTGTTCTTGAGATGACTCAGGGTCTTATGGAGAAACTTGCTGTTGAAGCTTTTCAGATCTCCATG GTGAAGAGCGTGGCTCGGATCGTGGAAGGGGATGCAGGTAAGGTCATTTGCAAAGAAGCAGACCGCATAAGGCCGGCAGCGGTGGTTATGGGTAGCAGAGGCAGAAGTTTAGTGCAAAG TGTACTGTATGGAAGTGTGAGTGAGTATTGTTTCCACCATTGTAAAGCAGCACCGGTTATAATTGTTCCTGGCAAAG AAGCAGGTGATGAATCTTTGGTACAATGGAAGAAATAG
- the LOC126682499 gene encoding beta-hexosaminidase 2, which produces MKILIIIFITTLILIKSSASHLPIWPKPRLLKWNNPPTATLISPAFTVTSPDHPNLTPAVNRYLHQILTEHYTPLSGISSNISTASPKLQTLTITVADLTAPLHHGVNELYTIKIPNNSSTASLAAETVWGAMRGLETFSQLVWGKPSRVASGLYVKDWPMFGHRGVMLDTSRNYYPIVDLKRTISAMSGNKLNVFHWHITDSHSFPMVFRSEPGLADKGSYGNDMQYSINDVADLVKFGLDHGVRVLPEIDAPAHTGSWAGAHPDIVTCANMFWLPAGSDWADRLASEPGTGQLNPLNPKTYQVLKNIIADAVSMFPEPYYHAGGDEIVPGCWKVDPDIRSYLSNNGTLSQLLEKFVESTLPYIVSLNRTVVYWEDILLDAEVKVDASLLPPEHTILQTWNNGPNNTKLIVSAGYRAIVSSSEFYYLDCGHGDFLGNDSQYDPIPTARDNTTNGGSWCGPFKTWQTIYNYDITYGLSEKEAELVLGGEVALWSEQTDAAVLDVRLWPRTSAMAESLWSGNRDETGKKRSAEATDRLTEWRYRMVRRGIAAEPIQPLWCIKNPGMCNAVQPF; this is translated from the exons ATGAAGATATTAATAATCATCTTCATCACAACCTTAATTCTCATCAAATCATCAGCTTCACACCTCCCCATTTGGCCCAAACCAAGGCTCTTAAAATGGAACAATCCGCCAACAGCAACGCTCATCTCCCCCGCATTCACCGTCACCTCACCGGACCATCCAAATCTAACCCCCGCCGTCAACCGTTACCTACACCAAATCCTCACAGAACACTACACTCCTCTCTCAGGCATTTCGTCGAACATCTCAACTGCATCCCCTAAATTGCAGACTCTTACCATCACCGTGGCTGATCTCACTGCCCCGCTTCACCACGGTGTTAATGAGTTGTATACAATCAAAATCCCCAATAACAGCTCAACTGCTAGTTTGGCAGCTGAGACTGTGTGGGGCGCAATGCGGGGACTCGAAACATTTTCTCAACTTGTTTGGGGGAAACCTTCGCGTGTGGCTTCGGGGTTGTATGTTAAAGATTGGCCGATGTTTGGACATAGAGGTGTGATGTTGGATACTTCGAGAAACTATTATCCGATTGTGGATTTAAAGAGGACAATTAGTGCTATGAGTGGTAATAAACTGAATGTTTTTCATTGGCATATTACTGATTCGCATTCATTTCCGATGGTTTTTCGGTCTGAGCCTGGTCTTGCTGATAAGGGTTCGTATGGGAATGATATGCAGTACTCAATTAATGATGTTGCTGATCTTGTAAAATTTGGTTTGGATCATGGTGTTAGGGTTCTTCCTGAAATTGATGCTCCTG CACATACAGGATCTTGGGCTGGTGCTCACCCGGATATTGTGACATGTGCTAACATGTTTTGGTTACCGGCAGGAAGTGACTGGGCTGATCGACTGGCATCTGAACCAGGAACCGGCCAGCTAAATCCGCTAAATCCTAAGACGTATCAAGTGCTCAAAAACATCATTGCTGATGCGGTCTCCATGTTCCCTGAACCATATTACCATGCAGGCGGTGATGAAATTGTCCCAGGATGTTGGAAAGTCGACCCGGACATACGTTCCTATCTATCAAATAACGGAACCCTCAGTCAGCTGTTAGAGAAGTTTGTCGAGTCCACGTTACCTTACATTGTATCGTTGAATCGTACGGTTGTTTACTGGGAAGATATTTTATTGGATGCCGAAGTCAAGGTGGATGCGTCACTTCTTCCACCCGAGCATACCATCCTACAAACATGGAATAACGGTCCAAACAATACGAAGCTGATTGTTTCCGCTGGTTACCGAGCCATAGTGTCATCCTCAGAATTCTATTACTTAGATTGTGGGCACGGTGACTTTCTCGGGAATGATAGCCAATACGACCCGATACCGACTGCACGCGATAATACAACCAATGGTGGATCATGGTGCGGACCCTTCAAAACATGGCAGACGATATACAACTACGACATAACATACGGGCTGAGCGAAAAGGAAGCCGAATTAGTACTAGGGGGTGAAGTGGCATTATGGTCAGAGCAAACAGATGCGGCAGTTCTGGATGTACGTCTCTGGCCGAGAACTTCAGCAATGGCTGAGAGTTTATGGTCAGGCAATAGGGATGAGACAGGTAAGAAGCGGAGCGCAGAGGCAACAGATCGTTTAACTGAATGGAGGTACAGAATGGTGAGAAGAGGAATCGCAGCTGAACCGATTCAACCACTGTGGTGCATTAAGAACCCAGGCATGTGTAACGCAGTTCAGCCATTTTAA